The Megalobrama amblycephala isolate DHTTF-2021 linkage group LG7, ASM1881202v1, whole genome shotgun sequence genome window below encodes:
- the LOC125271256 gene encoding polymeric immunoglobulin receptor-like, with the protein MKIILTFTLLMIPGVVSSISVTGYSGGGVTITCKYNRGYTANEKYFCKGQWPTKCSDLIRTDIKDKWFKYGRFSLHDNTRSAVLEVEIRNLREEDSGMYYCVVDRLLFKDSYTEVNLKVIRDQQIGSVRGYSGGNVIINYKYEMKLKDPLIDICNTAANKCFPVIITNRAAEWEQDRRFSVQDDRSAGLLRVFIRDLNENDSGEYKITVKVSEEYSFFSEFNLIIRDDDCCVKSISLSAAAGGSVNISCKYPQSHISDVKFLCWRSGADLCAEETSVKESRRWSPEGKIQLYDDREEQLLTGSISHVTEQDSEYWCGVQSDQGHKSFITRVLIHVTGTGDFP; encoded by the exons ATGAAGATCATCTTGACTTTCACTCTGCTGATGATTCCTG GAGTCGTGAGCTCCATCAGTGTGACGGGATATTCAGGAGGAGGAGTCACGATCACATGCAAATATAATAGAGGATATACAGCAAatgaaaagtatttttgtaaagGACAGTGGCCTACAAAGTGCTCTGACCTCATCAGGACTGATATTAAAGATAAATGGTTTAAATATGGAAGATTCTCTCTGCATGACAACACAAGATCAGCAGTCCTGGAAGTGGAAATCAGAAATCTGAGAGAAGAGGATTCTGGGATGTACTATTGTGTGGTTGATAGACTTCTCTTTAAAGATTCATACACTGAAGTGAATCTGAAGGTTATAAGAG atcAACAAATCGGGAGCGTGAGAGGATATTCAGGAGGAAACGTCATTATAAACTACAAATATGAGATGAAACTCAAGGATCCTTTGATAGACATCTGTAACACTGCagcaaataaatgttttcctgTAATAATCACTAACAGAGCAGCAGAATGGGAACAGGACAGACGATTCTCCGTTCAGGATGACAGATCTGCAGGTCTCTTACGTGTGTTTATCAGAGATCTGAATGAGAACGACTCTGGAGAATATAAGATTACAGTCAAAGTTTCTGAAGAATACAGTTTCTTCTCTGAGTTTAATCTGATCATCAGAGACG ATGATTGTTGTGTGAAGAGCATCAGTCTATCAGCTGCTGCAGGAGGATCTGTGAACATCAGCTGCAAATACCCACAATCCCACATTAGTGATGTGAAGTTTCTCTGCTGGAGATCTGGAGCTGATCTCTGTGCTGAAGAGACGTCTGTGAAGGAGAGCAGAAGATGGAGTCCTGAGGGAAAGATCCAGCTGTATGATGACAGAGAAGAGCAGCTCCTGACGGGAAGCatcagtcatgtgactgaacAAGATTCAGAATACTGGTGTGGAGTTCAGTCTGATCAAGGGCACAAGAGCTTCATCACACGAGTCCTGATCCATGTTACAGGTACAGGTGATTTTCCATAA